Proteins encoded within one genomic window of Spirochaeta isovalerica:
- a CDS encoding ABC transporter permease, giving the protein MKLHINKQVLIGLISVLLGLIAGAILMAFTGNNPFMGFTYLFRGGLMNVGRIGDTLSTATTLILTGLSVAFAFRTGLFNIGASGQMLFGGLCATAVGLSLDAPRAVVLLVAIAAAFVGGGLWALVPGLLKARFNVHEVVSTIMMNWIAYWTIYYTIPSFFKGAYDTESRAISKAASLRAPWLTELFNDSSINLGLFLALLAVVLIAVILNRTVLGFELKAAGYNRFSAEYAGMKVNRNIVLSMVISGALAGLAGATFYIGYANTMKIGVLPSYGFDGIAVALLGANSPYGVLVSAIFFGILHSGKGFMNAMTSIPPEIGDTIIATIIYFAATSVLIEKAIDSIRKKFKKEGN; this is encoded by the coding sequence TTGAAATTACATATAAACAAACAAGTACTGATCGGATTAATTTCCGTATTGCTCGGACTTATTGCCGGCGCCATACTTATGGCTTTTACCGGTAATAATCCATTTATGGGATTTACATATCTGTTCCGCGGCGGACTGATGAATGTGGGTAGGATAGGCGATACTCTGTCTACTGCCACCACATTGATTTTAACAGGTCTTTCTGTAGCCTTTGCTTTCAGAACCGGGCTTTTTAATATCGGTGCTTCCGGTCAAATGCTTTTCGGAGGTCTCTGCGCCACAGCTGTGGGGCTGTCTCTTGACGCTCCCAGAGCGGTTGTGCTTCTTGTCGCTATTGCGGCGGCATTTGTCGGTGGCGGTCTCTGGGCCCTGGTTCCTGGTCTGCTGAAAGCCCGTTTCAATGTTCACGAGGTCGTTTCCACCATTATGATGAACTGGATCGCCTACTGGACGATCTACTACACCATCCCCTCTTTCTTTAAAGGGGCATACGATACCGAGTCGAGAGCAATCTCCAAAGCAGCCTCCTTAAGAGCGCCCTGGCTGACAGAACTTTTTAACGATTCGTCGATAAATCTGGGGCTGTTCCTGGCTCTTCTGGCAGTCGTGCTGATAGCTGTCATTCTGAACCGTACGGTTCTCGGTTTCGAGCTGAAAGCGGCTGGTTATAACCGTTTCTCAGCCGAATACGCCGGGATGAAAGTTAACCGGAATATCGTGCTCTCCATGGTTATCTCCGGCGCACTAGCCGGTCTGGCCGGGGCGACATTCTATATCGGTTATGCCAACACCATGAAAATCGGGGTTCTTCCCTCTTACGGTTTCGACGGAATCGCCGTTGCTCTTCTCGGAGCGAACTCTCCTTATGGTGTTCTGGTCAGCGCCATCTTCTTCGGCATACTGCACTCCGGTAAGGGATTTATGAATGCCATGACCTCCATACCGCCGGAAATCGGCGATACAATTATTGCGACAATCATCTATTTTGCCGCAACCAGCGTTCTGATTGAAAAGGCAATCGACTCAATCAGGAAGAAGTTTAAAAAGGAGGGCAATTAA